In Euwallacea similis isolate ESF13 unplaced genomic scaffold, ESF131.1 scaffold_80, whole genome shotgun sequence, the following are encoded in one genomic region:
- the LOC136419121 gene encoding uncharacterized protein: MIITQITVFYQNIYDILSNIEEAITFAKLNTFHNTIIDPSEFLTELQSMKEQIPLGKLPFEPNIENLLTIENTLEIKSFAKDNSITFIIEIPLVEKVSYDLFRLLPLPVRHGEVYKVIIPRSEYLLINDQTFGYANEPCRYVSPNEYLCPQIHIDNFHDFSPCEVQLLRYEHNATRCKSITVTLGETQIQNIDDNKWILVTTKSIVGLETCKSSQSNILLDGTYAIDLEYRCNLKIRNIVLRGNRKTNRQFQIFPLLDININHTYQKPYQKIELPNLSKIDLNNIAELQNEVDLQKKENSMLLNTNLHYDRTSLLAKYLWPIVLKYKKTESPENDIVI; encoded by the exons ATGATTATCACCCAAATTACCGTCTTTTACCAGAATATTTACGATATACTTTCAAATATCGAGGAGGCAATTacctttgctaaattaaacaCCTTCCATAACACCATAATCGACCCAAGTGAATTCCTAACAGAACTACAGTCAATGAAAGAGCAAATTCCCCTAGGAAAACTACCATTCGAGCCCaacattgaaaatctattaacTATCGAAAacactttggaaataaaaagtttcgccAAAGATAACTCGATCACGTTCATCATCGAAATTCCATTAGTAGAAAAAGTTAGTTATGATTTATTCCGATTACTTCCCTTGCCCGTAAGACATGGCGAAGTATACAAAGTCATAATACCCCGATCCGAATATCTACTGATAAACGACCAAACATTCGGATACGCGAACGAACCCTGTCGGTACGTATCCCCTAATGAATATCTATGCCCTCAAATACATATAGATAACTTCCACGATTTTTCCCCATGCGAAGTACAACTCCTGCGTTACGAACACAACGCCACACGATGTAAATCAATAACTGTTACCCTGGGGGaaacacaaatacaaaacatagaCGATAATAAGTGGATCCTGGTGACCACCAAAAGTATTGTCGGATTAGAAACATGTAAATCTTCACAAAGTAACATTCTGTTGGATGGAACTTACGCAATAGATTTAGAGTATCGTtgtaatcttaaaataaggaaCATAGTTTTAAGAGGCAATAGGAAAACCAAccggcaatttcaaattttccctttgttagacataaatattaatcatacaTATCAAAAGCcataccaaaaaatagaaCTGCCTAACTTAAgcaaaatagatttaaataatatcgcCGAATTACAGAATGAGGTTGATTTGCAGAAGaaggaaaattcaatgttactAAATACTAACCTTCACTACGACAGAACCA GTTTATTAGCAAAGTATCTATGgcctattgttttaaaatacaaaaagaccGAGAGTCCAGAAAATGACATAGTAATTTAG